A genomic window from Anopheles ziemanni chromosome X, idAnoZiCoDA_A2_x.2, whole genome shotgun sequence includes:
- the LOC131290579 gene encoding chromosome-associated kinesin KIF4A-like translates to MADLKTVQVALRVRPISQAELTRGNDSVVKVIGRNEVIIGDGKLSSERFTFNHTFNPNATQLELYEQAVVDLLEKLFEGYNVTILAYGQTSSGKTYTMGTEFKGELSDDVGVIPRAVKDIFRVIETSASEGSVTTRVSCSFIELYQETVYDLLSVNRQSIEIREAAGEIVLQGLTKVPVDSVQATLDCLRRGATVRCVGSTAMNEVSSRSHAIFTINIQKVSPDDPQSVVHSKFHLVDLAGSERSKKTQATGDRFKEGVKINQGLLALGNVISALGSLAMGGSTGSVHVPYRDSKLTRLLQDSLGGNSYTLMIACISPVDYNREETLSTLRYADRACKIKNKPIVNVDPQRAHIIQLEATIAELRQTIAKLRGIEGAEVGQNNRSPETCGKSASSSSILNDARLLQLEEKNRILLDRMQSMLPHLATKEMRALAAEKALEDIEAKLELQAAEEGEEDGEQDESACVDQIRPRTMDFLKSVVGETLVSYRQERNRLQLPAADTRESVGGEADADSQVSQSEAMLQASDSHTQQQLRMYNELNELNSMLAVKEQLVRRFLGQGDAESSVVATRTCQLRAQLEEQENTIRALEEQLAVQNEQLKSTKASDKTSKLAEERRRKVRQLETELATLRQRAVAMQNHLKQKEKDCLRVPGLTAEIKAMKAARVQLLKTMRAEQEKFRQWQQTQQKQICQLEAKDRKRQQAIQKMESMHALQKQALQRKMDETAAVNRRLKAALERRKPTAGGGGGPGADRSNLRGAEAMHWIDQELELLHSAVEATEMLKLLEQQRDEESVQLAVMKAEASEESAQNGRTEQSVGDLQRERIANFEASLRVRNETIVDLEQKLQSVNMDEQLATLSSTLATLPETREVMRRLLDVLVQKDVVFIRERFTKMEAQCKQTVAKTPVADRKQLSTLTLIKNMDPEEQYRQLLQRYKLQQQCHSDRTSATGGDDELIALTEHVLSDSSTLRDELNLFKASYKLLQAQVDELRANGASRQPVFKKPKLSKVNEHLLDDDLDEAEEHFLEEESEEDLERDPTFRMTPLAKRKKLRRHMLNEALRV, encoded by the exons ATGGCTGATTTAAAGACGGTGCAGGTAGCTTTGCGCGTGCGGCCAATCTCGCAGGCCGAATTGACGCGGGGTAACGACAGCGTCGTGAAAGTCATCGGCCGGAATGAGGTGATCATCGGCGACGGTAAGCTAAGCTCGGAGCGGTTCACATTCAACCACACCTTCAACCCCAACGCGACGCAGCTTGAGCTATACGAGCAAGCGGTCGTGGACCTGCTGGAAAAGTTGTTCGAGGGCTACAACGTCACCATACTGGCGTACGGACAAACCTCCTCGGGCAAAACGTACACGATGGGTACGGAATTCAAGGGCGAGCTGAGCGACGACGTCGGTGTGATTCCGCGCGCGGTAAAGGACATTTTTCGGGTCATCGAGACGTCGGCGAGCGAGGGCAGTGTCACCACTAGGGTCTCCTGCTCGTTCATTGAGCTCTACCAGGAGACTGTGTACGACCTACTGTCGGTTAACCGTCAGTCGATCGAGATACGCGAGGCAGCGGGCGAAATTGTGCTGCAAGGGTTAACGAAGGTTCCAGTCGATTCAGTGCAGGCCACACTCGATTGCCTGCGGCGTGGCGCAACCGTCCGGTGCGTAGGGTCGACAGCGATGAACGAAGTGTCCAGCCGCAGCCACGCTATATTCACCATCAACATCCAAAAGGTTTCCCCGGACGATCCGCAGTCGGTGGTCCATTCAAAGTTCCACCTGGTCGATCTGGCCGGCTCGGAGCGCTCGAAGAAGACGCAGGCAACGGGAGACCGGTTTAAAGAGGGCGTAAAGATAAACCAGGGTTTGCTGGCACTCGGCAACGTGATATCGGCTTTGGGTTCGCTCGCAATGGGTGGCTCTACTGGTTCGGTACACGTCCCGTACCGTGACTCCAAGCTCACCCGCCTGCTGCAAGACTCGCTTGGTGGTAATTCGTACACGCTGATGATCGCATGCATTTCACCGGTGGACTACAACCGAGAAGAGACGCTGAGCACACTACGGTACGCGGATCGTGCCTGCAAGATCAAGAACAAACCGATCGTTAACGTCGATCCACAGCGCGCACATATCATTCAGCTCGAGGCAACCATCGCCGAGCTGCGTCAGACGATCGCTAAGCTCCGGGGTATTGAAGGCGCCGAAGTGGGGCAAAATAATCGCTCGCCCGAGACATGCGGCAAATCAGCatcgagcagcagcatcctTAACGATGCGCGGCTGCTGcagctggaggaaaaaaaccgcATCCTGCTGGACAGGATGCAATCGATGCTGCCACATTTGGCGACGAAAGAGATGCGCGCGTTGGCGGCGGAGAAGGCGCTGGAGGACATTGAGGCGAAGCTCGAGTTACAAGCTGCTGAAGAGGGCGAAGAAGACGGAGAACAGGACGAAAGTGCTTGCGTCGATCAAATCCGGCCTCGCACTATGGACTTCTTGAAAAGTGTGGTAGGAGAGACGTTGGTATCGTACCGACAAGAGCGCAATAGGTTACAACTTCCGGCGGCCGATACGCGCGAGTCAGTCGGGGGCGAAGCCGATGCTGACTCACAAGTTTCGCAATCGGAGGCCATGCTGCAGGCATCGGACAGCCACACGCAGCAGCAACTGCGCATGTACAACGAGCTGAACGAGCTCAACTCCATGCTAGCGGTGAAGGAACAGCTGGTCCGGCGCTTCCTCGGGCAGGGCGATGCCGAGTCGTCCGTCGTCGCTACCCGGACGTGCCAGCTTCGGGCACAGCTGGAGGAGCAGGAGAATACCATCCGAGCGCTGGAGGAGCAGCTGGCCGTGCAGAACGAGCAGCTCAAGAGCACAAAGGCGAGCGACAAAACGTCGAAGCTAGCCGAGGAACGGCGTCGCAAGGTGCGCCAGCTAGAGACGGAACTGGCCACGCTGCGCCAGCGGGCCGTCGCCATGCAAAACCACCTAAAGCAGAAAGAGAAGGACTGCCTGCGCGTGCCTGGATTGACCGCCGAGATCAAGGCGATGAAGGCGGCCCGCGTCCAGCTGTTGAAGACCATGCGAGCGGAGCAGGAAAAATTCCGCCAGTGGCAGCAGACGCAGCAGAAGCAGATCTGCCAGCTGGAGGCGAAGGATCGGAAGCGCCAGCAGGCGATTCAGAAGATGGAATCGATGCACGCGCTGCAGAAGCAG GCACTGCAGCGCAAGATGGACGAAACGGCCGCGGTCAACCGGCGCCTGAAGGCAGCGCTCGAGCGCCGTAAGCCCActgccggcggcggcggcggaccTGGTGCGGATCGGTCAAACCTGCGGGGCGCTGAAGCGATGCACTGGATTGACCAGGAGCTCGAGCTACTTCACAGTGCGGTAGAAGCTACGGAGATGCTCAAGCTGCTGGAGCAGCAACGCGACGAGGAGTCGGTGCAGCTGGCCGTCATGAAAGCCGAGGCAAGCGAGGAATCGGCCCAGAACGGGAGAACCGAGCAATCGGTGGGCGATCTGCAGCGGGAGCGAATCGCGAACTTTGAGGCCTCGCTGCGCGTCCGCAACGAGACGATTGTCGATCTGGAGCAGAAACTCCAATCGGTGAACATGGACGAGCAGCTGGCGACACTCAGCAGCACGCTGGCCACGCTGCCGGAAACGCGCGAAGTCATGCGCCGGCTGCTGGACGTGCTGGTGCAGAAAGATGTTGTTTTCATCCGGGAACGCTTCACGAAGATGGAGGCCCAGTGCAAGCAGACGGTTGCGAAGACGCCCGTCGCGGATCGCAAGCAGCTGTCGACGTTGACGCTCATCAAAAACATGGACCCGGAGGAACAGTACCGGCAGCTGTTGCAACGGTACAAACTTCAGCAACAGTGCCACAGCGATCGAACCTCTGCGACGGGCGGAGACGACGAACTCATTGCTCTAACTGAGCATGTCCTGTCCGACTCGAGCACGCTGCGCGATGAACTGAATCTGTTCAAGGCGAGCTACAAGCTGCTGCAGGCCCAGGTCGACGAGCTACGGGCAAACGGTGCCAGCAGACAGCCGGTCTTCAAGAAGCCCAAACTGTCAAAGGTGAATGAGCATCTACTGGACGACGATCTGGATGAGGCGGAAGAGCACTTCCTGGAGGAGGAATCAGAAGAAGATCTCGAGCGTGATCCAACATTCCGCATGACGCCGCTTGCAAAGCGCAAAAAG CTGCGCCGGCACATGCTCAACGAAGCGTTGCGGGTGTAG